From the Streptomyces syringium genome, one window contains:
- a CDS encoding acyl carrier protein yields MSKMTIDDLRRVLIECAGETDDGSLSGDIQDQDFASLGYDSLALMETAARITAEFGVQIPDERIAELRTPREVLDLVNDALAQPS; encoded by the coding sequence ATGAGCAAGATGACCATCGACGACCTCCGTCGCGTGCTGATCGAATGCGCGGGCGAGACGGACGACGGCAGCCTCTCCGGCGATATCCAGGACCAGGACTTCGCGTCGCTCGGCTATGACTCGCTGGCGCTCATGGAGACCGCCGCGCGCATCACCGCGGAGTTCGGCGTGCAGATCCCGGACGAGCGGATCGCCGAGCTGCGCACGCCGCGCGAGGTGCTCGACCTCGTCAACGACGCGCTCGCCCAGCCGAGTTGA
- a CDS encoding flavin reductase family protein, translating into MARFPTGVAIATTCDEDGDPHGLTVSSFCSVSLAPPLVLICVAKSARCFPVFARAGEFAVSILRERHVELALRFANSKARKFGDGGFVRTSRGGVVVDNALATVECKVDRRHDAGDHVILVGEVVDQLLSDAGGPAVYFNRKFAALDSAR; encoded by the coding sequence ATGGCCCGGTTTCCGACCGGGGTGGCCATCGCCACGACCTGTGACGAGGACGGCGATCCTCACGGGCTGACGGTCAGCTCCTTCTGCTCGGTGTCCCTGGCACCGCCGCTGGTGCTGATCTGCGTGGCCAAGTCCGCGAGGTGTTTTCCGGTGTTCGCGCGGGCCGGCGAGTTCGCGGTCAGCATTCTGCGCGAGCGCCATGTGGAGCTGGCGCTGAGGTTCGCCAACAGCAAGGCCAGGAAGTTCGGTGACGGCGGATTCGTCCGCACCTCCCGAGGGGGTGTGGTCGTCGACAACGCACTGGCGACGGTCGAATGCAAGGTGGACCGCCGGCACGACGCCGGCGACCACGTCATTCTCGTCGGCGAGGTCGTCGACCAGTTGCTCTCCGACGCCGGTGGCCCCGCCGTCTATTTCAATCGGAAGTTCGCGGCGCTCGACTCGGCGCGATGA
- a CDS encoding flavin-containing monooxygenase: MGFSSPARPVAVDEETLRGHLTGAEIPALLMTIAHLTGDVSVLREDLRAPGWLFAPQGGLTAEQQAEVRERALEVLLRLGERGPGAIPRPPGRALLHTITSWAMGSDTEDLLPLLAEELVGPGEDPKAPGWTRAGLSPGSDFQVAVIGAGFSGLLAAHRLAQAGVPFVVYEKNPDVGGTWFENTYPGCRTDVASHLYNYSFAPKYDWPDHFCGQDVVLDYLREFAKDSGVGDRIRFGTEVSAMRWDEEQSLWHLTLDGPAGERTVRHHAVISAVGQLNRPRLPDVPGRDAFTGRAFHSAAWDHEADLSGKRVAVIGTGASAYQIIPEIAGTASEVVVFQRNPPWLRPTPHYHQPMPDSARWLFEHVPYYDRWYRFWLFAPGLRGILEGWVVDHDHPPTERAVSALNEGLRATLLQAMEAQLGDAPELRELVIPAYPVGAKRVLRDDGRWLATLKRDDVTVVTAPIERMTPSGIRAGGEEFGVDVIVYATGFEASRFLTPMRVTGRGGVDLHDGWNGTPRAYLGITVPEFPNLFCMYGPNTNLVGQGGSIVYFSECAATYILDAIRLLLASGSRSLSVRAEVHDAYNAWVDAGNRDRAWGWSKVGGWYNEGGRSATNWPYTAGDYWRLTHAVDPSEYELR, translated from the coding sequence ATGGGGTTCAGCTCCCCGGCCCGGCCGGTCGCCGTCGACGAGGAAACGCTGCGCGGTCATCTGACGGGTGCGGAGATTCCCGCGCTGCTGATGACGATCGCCCATCTGACCGGTGACGTATCGGTGCTGCGCGAGGACCTCCGGGCACCGGGCTGGCTGTTCGCGCCGCAGGGCGGGCTGACCGCCGAGCAGCAGGCCGAGGTCCGCGAGCGAGCGCTGGAGGTGCTTCTCCGACTGGGCGAGCGGGGGCCGGGGGCGATCCCGCGGCCGCCGGGCCGCGCCCTGCTGCACACGATCACGTCCTGGGCCATGGGCTCGGACACCGAGGATCTGCTGCCGCTGCTCGCCGAGGAGCTCGTGGGCCCCGGCGAGGACCCGAAGGCGCCCGGCTGGACCCGGGCCGGGCTGAGCCCCGGCAGCGATTTCCAGGTCGCCGTCATCGGAGCCGGATTCAGCGGCCTGCTGGCCGCCCACCGCCTCGCCCAGGCCGGTGTCCCCTTCGTCGTCTACGAGAAGAACCCCGACGTGGGGGGCACCTGGTTCGAGAACACCTACCCGGGCTGCCGGACCGATGTGGCCAGCCATCTCTACAACTACTCCTTCGCCCCGAAGTACGACTGGCCCGATCACTTCTGCGGCCAGGACGTCGTCCTGGACTATCTGCGGGAGTTCGCGAAGGACTCCGGCGTCGGCGACCGGATCCGCTTCGGCACCGAGGTCTCGGCCATGCGGTGGGACGAGGAGCAGTCGCTCTGGCACCTGACGCTGGACGGCCCGGCCGGCGAGCGGACGGTCCGGCACCACGCCGTCATCAGCGCCGTCGGGCAGTTGAACCGCCCCCGGCTGCCGGACGTCCCCGGCCGGGACGCCTTCACCGGCCGGGCTTTCCACTCCGCCGCCTGGGACCACGAGGCCGATCTGTCGGGCAAGCGCGTCGCCGTCATCGGTACCGGCGCCAGCGCCTACCAGATCATCCCGGAGATCGCCGGTACCGCCTCCGAGGTCGTCGTCTTCCAGCGCAATCCGCCGTGGCTCCGGCCCACCCCGCACTACCACCAACCGATGCCGGACAGCGCCCGCTGGCTGTTCGAGCACGTGCCCTACTACGACCGGTGGTACCGGTTCTGGCTGTTCGCGCCCGGCCTGCGGGGCATCCTCGAAGGGTGGGTCGTCGACCATGACCACCCGCCCACCGAGCGGGCGGTCTCCGCGCTCAACGAGGGCTTGCGCGCCACGCTGCTCCAGGCGATGGAGGCCCAGCTGGGCGATGCGCCGGAGCTGCGCGAGCTGGTGATCCCGGCGTACCCGGTCGGCGCGAAGCGGGTCCTGCGGGACGACGGACGCTGGCTCGCCACCCTCAAACGGGACGACGTCACGGTGGTGACCGCTCCCATCGAGCGGATGACCCCGTCCGGGATCCGCGCCGGCGGCGAGGAGTTCGGCGTGGACGTGATCGTCTACGCCACCGGTTTCGAGGCCTCCCGCTTCCTCACCCCGATGAGGGTGACCGGCCGGGGCGGCGTCGATCTCCACGACGGCTGGAACGGCACACCCCGGGCGTATCTCGGGATCACCGTTCCGGAGTTCCCCAACCTGTTCTGCATGTACGGGCCGAACACCAATCTCGTGGGGCAGGGCGGCAGCATCGTCTACTTCTCGGAGTGCGCGGCCACGTACATACTCGATGCGATCCGGCTCCTGCTGGCGAGCGGCAGCCGCTCCCTGTCGGTCCGCGCCGAGGTGCACGACGCCTACAACGCGTGGGTGGACGCGGGCAACCGCGACCGCGCGTGGGGCTGGTCGAAGGTGGGCGGCTGGTACAACGAGGGCGGCCGTTCGGCCACCAACTGGCCTTATACAGCCGGTGATTACTGGCGGCTGACCCACGCCGTCGATCCCTCCGAGTACGAGCTGCGATGA